Proteins encoded within one genomic window of Deferribacter autotrophicus:
- a CDS encoding cytochrome P460 family protein — MKKPGLIIIALITTIILACGIYSKTPKSDANELWSYIQKTNYTSWKLFPGTTKLYKGQSPHGAFLTSYINDTGYNSLNKKTFKSGTIIVKENYTPSEKLAAITVMYKIDGYNPEGGDWFWVKYTPKGEVQVSGKIKGCITCHSDVKNYDWSFLKAQM, encoded by the coding sequence ATGAAAAAACCTGGTTTAATTATTATAGCATTAATAACAACTATAATTCTTGCATGTGGAATATATTCGAAGACACCTAAATCCGATGCAAACGAACTTTGGTCATATATTCAAAAAACTAACTATACTTCATGGAAATTATTCCCTGGCACTACTAAATTGTATAAGGGACAAAGTCCCCATGGCGCTTTTCTAACATCTTATATTAATGATACTGGCTATAATAGTTTAAATAAAAAAACATTTAAATCAGGAACGATAATTGTAAAAGAAAATTATACCCCATCTGAAAAACTTGCCGCTATAACCGTAATGTATAAGATTGACGGTTATAATCCTGAAGGTGGTGACTGGTTTTGGGTTAAATACACTCCAAAAGGGGAAGTTCAGGTTTCTGGTAAAATCAAAGGGTGTATCACATGTCACTCTGATGTCAAAAATTATGACTGGTCGTTCTTAAAAGCTCAAATGTAA
- the pyk gene encoding pyruvate kinase — MKKTKIVATVGPSTERPEIIEKLIEVGVDVFRFNFSHGTHEKHLELLKRIRNIAKQKNRYIAALMDLSGPKLRLGEIKEPVPVRIGEVVKIVYGDFIGDEKIIPLPIKEVFETIKVDDHFYIADGTVKLRVLEKGKDYIISEILSAGIISSRKGLNLPNVDLKLSALTEKDKDDIKFGIKAGFDIIALSFVRTKDDVLLAKKIIEENGGDIPVFAKIEKNEAITNIDEIIEISDGVMVARGDLGIEIDMEKVPVVQKMIIKKANETAKPVITATQMLTSMIKHSRPTRAEVSDIANAVLDGTDAVMLSDETTIGDFPVEAVKVMVKTIEETERIYPYYKFYDSHDQRKISSAIAQTAVKLAKELRANGIVAFTKSGASARRVSKSRPECPIYAVATDEKVLRQLAISWGVTHYMISKDTDNADELLIEFLKKTSKDFRPDHVFIATIGYPAGVPGSTNVIRTIRKQDYDYFLT, encoded by the coding sequence ATGAAAAAAACCAAAATAGTGGCCACGGTGGGACCTTCCACTGAAAGACCAGAAATTATTGAAAAATTGATAGAAGTGGGTGTTGATGTTTTTCGATTTAATTTTTCACATGGTACCCATGAAAAACATCTTGAGTTATTGAAAAGGATTAGAAACATAGCAAAACAGAAAAATAGATATATTGCTGCTCTTATGGATTTATCCGGACCAAAATTAAGGCTTGGTGAGATAAAAGAGCCGGTACCAGTTAGGATAGGGGAGGTTGTGAAAATAGTATATGGGGATTTTATTGGGGATGAAAAAATTATACCACTACCTATTAAAGAAGTTTTTGAAACTATTAAAGTAGATGATCATTTTTATATTGCAGATGGTACAGTTAAACTTAGGGTTTTGGAAAAAGGAAAAGATTACATAATTTCTGAAATTTTATCTGCCGGTATAATTTCATCAAGAAAGGGACTTAATTTGCCCAATGTGGATTTAAAATTATCAGCACTCACAGAGAAAGATAAAGATGATATTAAGTTTGGTATAAAAGCAGGATTTGATATTATTGCACTTTCCTTTGTGAGGACAAAAGATGATGTTTTGCTTGCTAAAAAAATTATAGAAGAGAATGGAGGAGATATTCCTGTATTTGCTAAGATAGAAAAAAATGAGGCCATAACTAATATTGATGAGATTATCGAAATAAGTGATGGTGTGATGGTGGCGCGTGGTGATCTTGGGATTGAAATAGATATGGAAAAAGTGCCAGTTGTTCAAAAGATGATAATAAAAAAGGCAAATGAGACTGCAAAACCTGTAATTACAGCTACGCAGATGCTGACATCTATGATTAAACATTCAAGACCCACAAGAGCAGAAGTATCAGATATTGCAAATGCCGTGCTTGATGGCACAGACGCAGTGATGCTTTCGGATGAGACCACAATTGGTGACTTTCCTGTAGAAGCTGTAAAGGTTATGGTGAAAACTATCGAAGAAACTGAAAGAATTTACCCCTACTATAAGTTTTACGATTCACACGATCAAAGAAAAATTAGTAGTGCGATTGCTCAGACTGCAGTTAAATTGGCAAAAGAACTTAGAGCAAACGGTATTGTGGCTTTTACAAAAAGTGGTGCGAGTGCAAGGAGGGTATCAAAATCAAGGCCTGAATGTCCAATATATGCTGTAGCTACTGATGAAAAGGTTTTAAGACAATTGGCTATTAGCTGGGGTGTAACTCACTACATGATCAGCAAAGATACTGATAATGCAGATGAACTGTTAATAGAATTTTTGAAAAAAACTTCTAAAGATTTCCGTCCCGATCATGTTTTCATTGCAACAATTGGTTATCCCGCAGGCGTTCCTGGATCAACAAATGTAATAAGAACAATAAGAAAACAGGATTACGATTATTTCCTAACGTGA